In Oncorhynchus gorbuscha isolate QuinsamMale2020 ecotype Even-year linkage group LG02, OgorEven_v1.0, whole genome shotgun sequence, a single genomic region encodes these proteins:
- the LOC124001119 gene encoding insulin gene enhancer protein ISL-2A isoform X3 — protein sequence MVDIILNSSFLGDMGDHSKKKSGIAMCVGCGSQIHDQYILRVAPDLEWHAACLKCSECSQYLDETCTCFVRDGKTYCKRDYVRCSVCSRQLVPGDEFSLRDEELLCRADHGLLLERASAGSPISPGNILSRSFHIADPVSVRQPPHRNHVHKQSEKTTRVRTVLNEKQLHTLRTCYNANPRPDALMKEQLVEMTGLSPRVIRVWFQNKRCKDKKRTIFMKQLQQQHHIDKTNLQGLTGTPMVAGSPIRHDNTVLGNPVEVQTYQPPWKALSEFALQSDLDQPAFRQLVSFSESGSMGNSSGSDVTSLSSQLPDTPNSMVPSPMDT from the exons ATGGTGGATATTATATTAAATTCTTCTTTCTTGGGTGATATGGGGGATCATTCCAAAA AGAAGTCTGGAATCGCAATGTGTGTGGGCTGTGGGAGTCAGATCCACGACCAGTACATCCTGCGGGTCGCCCCGGACCTGGAGTGGCATGCTGCGTGTCTGAAGTGCTCGGAATGCAGTCAGTACCTGGATGAGACGTGCACTTGCTTCGTCCGAGATGGCAAGACATACTGCAAAAGAGATTATGTAAG GTGCTCGGTGTGCAGCCGGCAGCTTGTGCCGGGGGATGAGTTCTCTCTGCGGGACGAGGAGCTGCTCTGTCGGGCTGATCACGGGTTACTTCTGGAACGGGCCTCAGCGGGAAGCCCCATTAGTCCGGGAAATATTCTCTCCAGGTCTTTTCATATTGCTG ATCCTGTGTCAGTTCGACAGCCTCCTCATCGGAACCACGTCCACAAGCAGTCAGAGAAAACCACTCGGGTGCGAACAGTATTGAACGAGAAGCAGCTTCATACCCTTCGGACCTGTTACAATGCCAACCCAAGACCAGACGCTCTTATGAAAGAACAATTGGTAGAGATGACCGGTCTTAGCCCAAGGGTCATCAGAGTTTGGTTTCAGAACAAACGTTGTAAAGACAAGAAGAGAACTATATTCATGAAGCAACTTCAACAACAGCATCACATCGATAAAACT AATCTTCAGGGGCTGACGGGTACACCTATGGTGGCAGGCAGTCCAATTCGACACGACAACACGGTCCTAGGGAACCCAGTAGAGGTGCAGACTTACCAGCCCCCCTGGAAGGCCCTGAGCGAGTTCGCCTTGCAGAGTGACCTGGACCAGCCCGCTTTCCGGCAGTtg GTGTCTTTTTCTGAATCGGGCTCCATGGGTAACTCCTCCGGCAGTGATGTGACCTCCTTGTCGTCGCAGTTGCCGGACACCCCGAACAGCATGGTACCAAGTCCGATGGACACGTGA
- the LOC124001119 gene encoding insulin gene enhancer protein ISL-2B isoform X1, with amino-acid sequence MVDIILNSSFLGDMGDHSKKKSGIAMCVGCGSQIHDQYILRVAPDLEWHAACLKCSECSQYLDETCTCFVRDGKTYCKRDYVRLFGIKCAKCNIGFCSSDLVMRARDNVYHMECFRCSVCSRQLVPGDEFSLRDEELLCRADHGLLLERASAGSPISPGNILSRSFHIADPVSVRQPPHRNHVHKQSEKTTRVRTVLNEKQLHTLRTCYNANPRPDALMKEQLVEMTGLSPRVIRVWFQNKRCKDKKRTIFMKQLQQQHHIDKTNLQGLTGTPMVAGSPIRHDNTVLGNPVEVQTYQPPWKALSEFALQSDLDQPAFRQLVSFSESGSMGNSSGSDVTSLSSQLPDTPNSMVPSPMDT; translated from the exons ATGGTGGATATTATATTAAATTCTTCTTTCTTGGGTGATATGGGGGATCATTCCAAAA AGAAGTCTGGAATCGCAATGTGTGTGGGCTGTGGGAGTCAGATCCACGACCAGTACATCCTGCGGGTCGCCCCGGACCTGGAGTGGCATGCTGCGTGTCTGAAGTGCTCGGAATGCAGTCAGTACCTGGATGAGACGTGCACTTGCTTCGTCCGAGATGGCAAGACATACTGCAAAAGAGATTATGTAAG ATTATTTGGGATTAAATGTGCAAAATGTAACATTGGCTTCTGCAGCAGTGATCTGGTGATGAGAGCTCGTGACAACGTTTACCACATGGAGTGTTTTAGGTGCTCGGTGTGCAGCCGGCAGCTTGTGCCGGGGGATGAGTTCTCTCTGCGGGACGAGGAGCTGCTCTGTCGGGCTGATCACGGGTTACTTCTGGAACGGGCCTCAGCGGGAAGCCCCATTAGTCCGGGAAATATTCTCTCCAGGTCTTTTCATATTGCTG ATCCTGTGTCAGTTCGACAGCCTCCTCATCGGAACCACGTCCACAAGCAGTCAGAGAAAACCACTCGGGTGCGAACAGTATTGAACGAGAAGCAGCTTCATACCCTTCGGACCTGTTACAATGCCAACCCAAGACCAGACGCTCTTATGAAAGAACAATTGGTAGAGATGACCGGTCTTAGCCCAAGGGTCATCAGAGTTTGGTTTCAGAACAAACGTTGTAAAGACAAGAAGAGAACTATATTCATGAAGCAACTTCAACAACAGCATCACATCGATAAAACT AATCTTCAGGGGCTGACGGGTACACCTATGGTGGCAGGCAGTCCAATTCGACACGACAACACGGTCCTAGGGAACCCAGTAGAGGTGCAGACTTACCAGCCCCCCTGGAAGGCCCTGAGCGAGTTCGCCTTGCAGAGTGACCTGGACCAGCCCGCTTTCCGGCAGTtg GTGTCTTTTTCTGAATCGGGCTCCATGGGTAACTCCTCCGGCAGTGATGTGACCTCCTTGTCGTCGCAGTTGCCGGACACCCCGAACAGCATGGTACCAAGTCCGATGGACACGTGA
- the LOC124001119 gene encoding insulin gene enhancer protein ISL-2A isoform X2, which produces MVDIILNSSFLGDMGDHSKKKSGIAMCVGCGSQIHDQYILRVAPDLEWHAACLKCSECSQYLDETCTCFVRDGKTYCKRDYVSSDLVMRARDNVYHMECFRCSVCSRQLVPGDEFSLRDEELLCRADHGLLLERASAGSPISPGNILSRSFHIADPVSVRQPPHRNHVHKQSEKTTRVRTVLNEKQLHTLRTCYNANPRPDALMKEQLVEMTGLSPRVIRVWFQNKRCKDKKRTIFMKQLQQQHHIDKTNLQGLTGTPMVAGSPIRHDNTVLGNPVEVQTYQPPWKALSEFALQSDLDQPAFRQLVSFSESGSMGNSSGSDVTSLSSQLPDTPNSMVPSPMDT; this is translated from the exons ATGGTGGATATTATATTAAATTCTTCTTTCTTGGGTGATATGGGGGATCATTCCAAAA AGAAGTCTGGAATCGCAATGTGTGTGGGCTGTGGGAGTCAGATCCACGACCAGTACATCCTGCGGGTCGCCCCGGACCTGGAGTGGCATGCTGCGTGTCTGAAGTGCTCGGAATGCAGTCAGTACCTGGATGAGACGTGCACTTGCTTCGTCCGAGATGGCAAGACATACTGCAAAAGAGATTATGTAAG CAGTGATCTGGTGATGAGAGCTCGTGACAACGTTTACCACATGGAGTGTTTTAGGTGCTCGGTGTGCAGCCGGCAGCTTGTGCCGGGGGATGAGTTCTCTCTGCGGGACGAGGAGCTGCTCTGTCGGGCTGATCACGGGTTACTTCTGGAACGGGCCTCAGCGGGAAGCCCCATTAGTCCGGGAAATATTCTCTCCAGGTCTTTTCATATTGCTG ATCCTGTGTCAGTTCGACAGCCTCCTCATCGGAACCACGTCCACAAGCAGTCAGAGAAAACCACTCGGGTGCGAACAGTATTGAACGAGAAGCAGCTTCATACCCTTCGGACCTGTTACAATGCCAACCCAAGACCAGACGCTCTTATGAAAGAACAATTGGTAGAGATGACCGGTCTTAGCCCAAGGGTCATCAGAGTTTGGTTTCAGAACAAACGTTGTAAAGACAAGAAGAGAACTATATTCATGAAGCAACTTCAACAACAGCATCACATCGATAAAACT AATCTTCAGGGGCTGACGGGTACACCTATGGTGGCAGGCAGTCCAATTCGACACGACAACACGGTCCTAGGGAACCCAGTAGAGGTGCAGACTTACCAGCCCCCCTGGAAGGCCCTGAGCGAGTTCGCCTTGCAGAGTGACCTGGACCAGCCCGCTTTCCGGCAGTtg GTGTCTTTTTCTGAATCGGGCTCCATGGGTAACTCCTCCGGCAGTGATGTGACCTCCTTGTCGTCGCAGTTGCCGGACACCCCGAACAGCATGGTACCAAGTCCGATGGACACGTGA
- the LOC124001119 gene encoding insulin gene enhancer protein ISL-2B isoform X4: MRRALASSEMARHTAKEIILFGIKCAKCNIGFCSSDLVMRARDNVYHMECFRCSVCSRQLVPGDEFSLRDEELLCRADHGLLLERASAGSPISPGNILSRSFHIADPVSVRQPPHRNHVHKQSEKTTRVRTVLNEKQLHTLRTCYNANPRPDALMKEQLVEMTGLSPRVIRVWFQNKRCKDKKRTIFMKQLQQQHHIDKTNLQGLTGTPMVAGSPIRHDNTVLGNPVEVQTYQPPWKALSEFALQSDLDQPAFRQLVSFSESGSMGNSSGSDVTSLSSQLPDTPNSMVPSPMDT; this comes from the exons ATGAGACGTGCACTTGCTTCGTCCGAGATGGCAAGACATACTGCAAAAGAGATTAT ATTATTTGGGATTAAATGTGCAAAATGTAACATTGGCTTCTGCAGCAGTGATCTGGTGATGAGAGCTCGTGACAACGTTTACCACATGGAGTGTTTTAGGTGCTCGGTGTGCAGCCGGCAGCTTGTGCCGGGGGATGAGTTCTCTCTGCGGGACGAGGAGCTGCTCTGTCGGGCTGATCACGGGTTACTTCTGGAACGGGCCTCAGCGGGAAGCCCCATTAGTCCGGGAAATATTCTCTCCAGGTCTTTTCATATTGCTG ATCCTGTGTCAGTTCGACAGCCTCCTCATCGGAACCACGTCCACAAGCAGTCAGAGAAAACCACTCGGGTGCGAACAGTATTGAACGAGAAGCAGCTTCATACCCTTCGGACCTGTTACAATGCCAACCCAAGACCAGACGCTCTTATGAAAGAACAATTGGTAGAGATGACCGGTCTTAGCCCAAGGGTCATCAGAGTTTGGTTTCAGAACAAACGTTGTAAAGACAAGAAGAGAACTATATTCATGAAGCAACTTCAACAACAGCATCACATCGATAAAACT AATCTTCAGGGGCTGACGGGTACACCTATGGTGGCAGGCAGTCCAATTCGACACGACAACACGGTCCTAGGGAACCCAGTAGAGGTGCAGACTTACCAGCCCCCCTGGAAGGCCCTGAGCGAGTTCGCCTTGCAGAGTGACCTGGACCAGCCCGCTTTCCGGCAGTtg GTGTCTTTTTCTGAATCGGGCTCCATGGGTAACTCCTCCGGCAGTGATGTGACCTCCTTGTCGTCGCAGTTGCCGGACACCCCGAACAGCATGGTACCAAGTCCGATGGACACGTGA